Within Thermogemmatispora onikobensis, the genomic segment GATCGGCTAGCGGCTCAGCGCATCCGTGCCGGCCAACCGCTGCCGTCGCCACACGAACTGGCGCGGCTCTTCAACGAGCAGGAGCGGCTATAAAAAGAAGAGCGGAGTCAAAGCGAACGCAAAGGCGATAGCGCCCAGCGACCGCGACAGCGCGGGGTCGATCCGCCCGGAGTGGTCAAGGTAGTGAGTCTGGACCAGGGTGGAGCGACCCCTACTCTTCTCTTATGCGCGTATGCCCGCAGGCCAGCTATAAGCTCTGCCTATGCCTGCCCAGGAGCAGAGCTTTCGGAAGAAAGTGGCTCGCTGTTGGCCTGGGGTTCCTCTCCCTCATGGCCCGGCGTCTGATCATCCTGTGATGTGAGGCTCTCCTCGCGCTCACCGTGGCGTTTCCCGTTCGTCGTCGCCACTGCCACCACACTATCGCCGTCAGCAATCGTCATCAGGCGTGTTCCCTGAGTAGCGCGGCCCAGACGCGAGACATTGCTGATCTCCGTGCGGATCACCACCCCGCCGGCGGTAATAATCATCAAATCATTATCGAGATCAGTAATGATGCGGGCTGTAGCCACCGGACCAGTTTTCTCCGTCACCTTCGCTGTCAGCACGCCGCTGCCGCCGCGGCTGTGCGGTGGATACTCCTCGATAGGGGTACGCTTGCCATAGCCGCGCTCGGTCACCACCAACAGCTCGCTGTCGCGGGGAGTCAAATTGAGAGAGACCACGCTGTCGCCCTCTTCCAGCCGAATACCGCGCACCCCGCCGCTCATACGCGAGGCAGCCCGCAGCTCCTCCACGGTAAAGCGGATGGCCTTCCCGTGAGCGGTAATCAAGAGCACGTGGTCATCGGCGCGCGCCAGCTTCGCCCCGATCAAGCGATCGTCCTCCTCGAGATTCATAGCGATCAGCCCCTGGCGGCGCACGCTCTCAAACTCGCTCATGACTGTCTTCTTCACCTCGCCCTTGCGGGTTGCCACGATCATATAATCGCGACTGACCCCTTTGGGCACGGCCACGATAGCCGTCACGCGCTCCTGCTGATCAAGAGCAATCAGGTTAATCAGGTGCTCGCCCCGGGCCGTGCGACTGACATCGGGCAGCTCATAAACGCGGAGCTGATAGACGCGGCCCCGGTCGGTAAAGAAGAGCAAATGATCATGGGCGTGGGCCACCAGCAAATGGCGGACGGCATCATCCTCGCGTGTAACCATCCCGGTCACGCCCTTGCCGCCGCGGCGCTGGGCGCGGTACGTGCTGGAGGGGAGACGCTTGATATAGCCCTTCTCTGTCAGCGTCACCACCACTTCCTCGTTCGGAATGAGGTCCTCTTCCGTGAAGTCGCCGGCCTCTCCTTCGCTGATATCGGTGCGGCGCGGATCGCCGTACTTCTCTTTCAGCTCCTCCAGATCGGCTTTAATCAGCTTGCGCACTTCATTAATATCGCTCAGCACCAGGTTATAGTAATCAATATGCTGCTGAACGGTGCGTAGCTCCTCCTCGACCTGCTGACGCTCGAGGGCGGCCAAGCGAGCGAGGCGCATATCAAGGATGGCGCTGGCCTGGGCCTCAGAGAAACCGAACTGCGCCTGCAGCGTGCGATTCAGCTCAGCCTCCGTGCCCTGCGACTGGCGAATCGTCTGCAAAATGGCATCGAGGTGCTCGAAAGCCTTGCGGAAGCCTTCGAGGATATGCTTGCGAGCCTCAGCGCGAGCCAGCTCATAGCGGGTGCGCCGCGTAATCACCTGTTCACGATGGTTGATATAGTGCTGCAAGAAGCCTTTGAGCGTCAGAATGCGCGGTTGGCGATCGACCAGGGCCAGCATATTGGCATTAAAGGCGCTCTGCATCGCCGTGTACTTGTAGAGCGAATTGAGGACACTGGTCGGATTCGCATCGCGCTTCAGCTCGATGACCATACGCATCCCGCGGCGATCCGATTCGTCGCGCACCTCGGCGATGCCTTCGATCTTCTTGTCGCGCGCTAGCTCGGCGATCTTCTTAACAAGCTCGGCCTTATTAACCTGATAGGGCAGTTCAGTCACCACGATACTGGCGCGCCCACGCTCGTTCTCCTCGATATGGGTCCGAGCCCGGACGACAATGCGTCCGCGTCCATTGGCATACATATTGCGGATGCCCTCGCGGCCCTGGATAATGCCCCCGGTGGGAAAGTCGGGGCCAAGGATGATGCGCGAGAGGTCCTCAGTGGTGGCCTCGGGGTGATCGATCAGGTAGATGATCCCGTTACAGACCTCGACAAGATTGTGGGGAGGGATATTCGTGGCCATGCCAACGGCGATACCAGCAGAGCCATTGACCAGGAGATTGGGCAGGCGTGCTGGCAGGACGGTTGGCTCTTTCGCCTGGTTGTCATAGTTGGGCACGAAGTCGACGGTATCTTTGTCGATATCGCGCAGCATCTCGTCGGCGATGGGGGCCATTTTGGCCTCCGTATAGCGCATCGCCGCCGGAGGATCATCGTCCTGAGAGCCAAAGTTGCCTTGTCCTAAGATCAGCGGATAGCGCATCGACCAGGGCTGGGCCATGCGCACCAGGGTATCGTAAACGGCAACGTCGCCGTGTGGATGGTAGAGTTTGAGCACCTCGCCGACCGTACCGGCGCATTTGCGGAAAGGTTTATTGGCTTGCAGGCCCATCTGCTCCATGGCGTAGAGGATGCGACGATGCACCGGCTTGAGGCCATCGCGCACATCCGGCAGCGCGCGGCTGACGATGACGCTCATGGAGTAGTTCAGATAGGCTACGGTCATTTGTTCAACTATATCAACAGTTTTGACATTGCCTACTTCTTCCATCATGCAAAAATCCTCGAGCGAAAAAGAGAGATCAGCGCCAACGCTCAAGCGCTGCTGGCTGCCTCAGATGGGGACAAGACGAGCTGGATGGAGGCCAGATAAGGGTCGAGCCGGGCAAACCGGACCTCCTTCTCACACCCGCATTTTCTTATAGTATAGCATATCTGAGAGAAAATTGCGAATGGGGGCCAGAACTTCCCTATCGGGGATTGAAAACCCGCAGCTTTTCGCCCATCCAGTGCTATATTTCATAGCTGACATGTGGTATGATAGATGCTAGAGCGGGATTAAAAGAGGCTTGTATAGCGCTGTACGGTAGGCGTCCTGGACACTGCCCAGGGGACGACACTGCAGTGCTGCTAGCGATTGGGCTACGGCTGATGCCATTAGAGGGAGAAGGGTAAGCAAAACAATGGAATGGCATCTCACTCTTCAGACGGCCTTATTCATCCTGCTGGTGCCGATCTTTCTCTGGCTCGGCTACCGTCGGGGATGGCGTCGTGAGCTGTTCCTCTTGCCGTTTGTGCTGGGGGCAGTGCTATTTCTCATCCTGAATGTGGGGCGAGGGCTGACACAGTTTCTGACCCAGCTTTTTGTTGATCAGCCTGGCATCAGCCCCTCGCCGCGGGCGGTGACCATTGTCACCGTGCTTTGTCTAGCGGGCATTATTGCAGCGGGCTATCTCCTGGGCAACCGCCTCTTTCCCAAGCCGAGCGCGCCCCAGGATCGCGTCCTTGGTCTTGGCCCGGCCTTTATCACTGGCTGTGTCGCGGTCTTCTATCTCACGACCCTGGTTTTTCCACAGACCCAGGCGGTGATGCTAGGTCAGGGCTTCATTCTGCTGGATCAGTATCATCTAGGCTACTATGCGCTAGCGCTCTTTATTATCATCGCTGTTGTGGTCGTCATCCGGCTGGTCACGGCCAGTAGTGGCAAGAAGAAGTAGCAGGCAGGGGCTGAGGTCGTGAGTGGGGTAGGAGGAAAAGATGAGCAGGCAAGCTCGGGTCTTTGAGTGAAGCCAGGAGGAGGCGACCCAGTGCGGATGACCTGGCGTGTCATCTGCCACGCTGCCGAGGTGAGTGAGCGATGAGCAAGAAAGACGCCAAAACCATTGCTGCCGAAGAGCAAGAGAAAGACGATCCCTGGCGCTCCGGGCGAGCGCGCTGGAACATTCGTCAATTCCGACGAGGGCGAGACAGACGCTGGCACTTTCCCGGCCAGCAGCCCGATGAAGTTGTTCGACTGGTGGTCCGCAAGCACAAGGTCTTTCTGTTGAAGCCGGCTATGCCTACCATTGGCCTGGTTCTGGCCTTGGGACTGGTGATCTGGGCCAGCACTCGTCAGCCGGCCTTGGGAGGACTGTGGCTTGCCCTCGAGGTGATCATTTCACTGCTGATGCTGGCTGCTTTCGGCTGGTTTCTGTGGAAGGACTTCCTTGCCTGGTGGTTGGAGACCTACATCATCACCAACAAGCGCATTATCAGTTCGCGGGGAGTGCTCCAACCGGTGCGCCAGCAGATCGAGATCAGCAAAGTCAACCAGGTTGGTATTGACCAGGACAGCCTGCTCAGTCTCTTACTCTCCTATGGCAACGTGCATCTGTATCTGACCGGCGGCGACTTCATTATGAAGGATGTGCCTGCGCCGCAGAAGGTCAAGGATGCTATCGAGGGGCTGAGCGCTGAGGTCAAGGGCAATAAGAAGCCAGAGGAGAAACCGCTTGCTCCCCGTGATCAAGACCTGACCCGTGTGCTGGAGCAACTTGCCAAAGGCAAGGAAGTGCCCAAGCTCCAGGATGCCGATGAGCGCTATCCGTTGCGCCATCCCGACCGCGTGCGTGGTCCCAGGCGGACCTTTGGTGGTCCCCTGCACATTCCCTGCGATGTCCATTACGCCTCGGGTGAGTTCACCGTTGAGTACATTCAGCGCTCGCGCTATGTACTCTACCGCAACCTGGCTCTGCCGCTCTTCTTCTTCATCTGCATTCCTCTCCTGGCGATACGTGTCTCGCAGCTTATCCCCGCAACCTGGTATCTGGTCGCCCTGATCGAGGTCGTACTCCTGCTGGTCATGGGCTTGATCTACGTCAACTACGTCGATGATGTCTACATTCTGACGAACCGCCGCATCATCGACATCCAGCGTCGCCTGATTTTCCTCTATGAGGCGCGGGTTGAGACCGAGTACAAGAACATCCGTGACATCAAAGTGACGGTCTCCAGCGTCATAGAGCGGCTACTTGATATAGGGAATGTCTACATTGAGACCCCTGGTTCCAGCGCTGACATCGTCCTTTCCACGGTCGACCATCCTTTCCTGATTCAGGACAAGATCTACTCGATCAAGGGGTACAAGGATCGGGTAGATGCCGTCTCTAAAGAAAATGCCAGCAAGAAGGAGCTACAGACCTGGTTTGCGACGGTCCTGGCAACGCTCGAAGGGAAATGGCTCAACTATGGCACACCCAATCTGCAGCGCCTCGATTATTGGTCGGCGGTTGAGCGTGCCAGTGAGTTTGGCCTGCGAGTTGTGGCTATGGGGGAAGACACATCGTATCCCGATTTACCGCCGGGACTGGTTGTGCGCCAGAATCCTCCACCCGGCACGGTCATCAGCCAGGGGGGCGAGATCCAGGTCTACCTGAGCAGGCGGTCTTGACTGGCTACGACCGTGCATTGCCTGGCATACAGGCAGTTGGTCTAGAGTGCCTGTGGTGCCTGGGCAGAAGGCCGCAACGCAAAAGAGAGAGAAAGCGCTGCGCCGGCAGGCTAATCCTCCTTCCCCATAAGGGAGGAAGCTAGCGCGCCGGTGCAGCGCTCTTGTTATACAAGATCAGAGAGCAAGGTCAAAAGGATTTGCTCACTCAGGAAGATATCCTCTCGCTCAGGCGAGCGACTTGAACTCAGCGCATGTTCCCACGTATGAGCAAAGCCACGCACTCGATATGGTAGGTTTGGGGGAACATATCGATAGGTTGGGCGGCGATCAAGCGATAGCGATCGCCGGCGCAGAGCGTAGCGATATCGCGCGCCAGCGTGCTTGGATCACACGAGACATAGCAGATAGCCCGTGGAGCCAGAGCCAACAAGCCCTGTAGGGCCTTCGGGTGGCAGCCGGCGCGTGGTGGGTCGATGACAGCCAGATCGATGCGCTCGCGGCGATAGTGAAGCTGTCCAAGCAAGCGTTCGAGGGTGCCCTCGATCGTCGTAATATTGCTCTGATTATTGAGCAAAGCGTTGGCCCGTGCATCGGTGACGGCGCTGGGCTGTGACTCGATAGCGATCACGCGGGCGGAGTGATTAGCCAGGAAAGCCGAGAAGAGGCCAACGCCGCTATAGCCATCCAGGACCACATCGCTGCGACGTGGCTCCAGCATGGCCAGGGTGCGCTCGATCAAAGTCGCGGCCTGAGTAATATTCACCTGGAAGAACGAATCGGCGGAGACGCGGAAGCGCTTGCCGAGGACCATATCGGTGAGGAACTCCTGTCCCACCACCACGCGACCGAAGCGTCCGCCGACGCGCTCGATAATGACTCCGACGATGCCGGGAGCGATTGTAATCAGCTCATGGGCCAGCTGTTGAGGCGCCTCGATGATCGAGCCGGGGCGGGCCTGGATTGTCAGCAACGTAGGCACAGCCCTGGCCGTTTCGCCGGAGCCGCCGGCGGGGCTGACAGTGCCGACGGCGCCGCGGATCGTAAACTTCTGGATCATCTGGCCCAGGGCATCCCCGAAATACTTCAACAGTTTGGCGCGCACGCGCTGATAGACCATATCCAGGGCGGGGTGCAACAGGGGGCAGTCCTCCAGGTCCTGGACGTCGTGGCTATCGGTCAGCTGGAAACCGATCTCGCAATTGGGACCGGTCGAAAACTGAGCGATATTGCGATAGTGCCAGGGCGAGATGCCAGGGGGCATGCCGATAGTCGGGTGGACCACCGCATCGGGCTGCTTACCGATACGCACCAGCAGCTGGCGGACGATGTGAGCCTTCCAGGTCAGCTGGGCGGGATAAGCGATATGTTGCCACTGACAGCCGCAGTCAGTCAGCTGAGGATAGCGCGGCTCTACTCGCTCTGGAGCAGGGCGTAAGACCTCCAGCAGCGCCGCTCGCGCATGACCGCGACGTTCTTCAACGATTTCCACACGAACACGTTCGCCGGGAATGCCACCGGGTACAAAAAGGACCCGTCCCTCGTATCTTCCGACGGCGTCGCCTCCATAGGCAAGGTCTGTCAATTCAACGTCGATGCTCATAATCACCTCGGCGGCCACCTGCACTCTAGAGGCTTGCGTCCCTGCAAAGGTCCTGATCGGTTGCGCGCATGACTGCGGGGGCAGGCCCTACGAGCGCATCGATTGTGCCGTCCCATCTTTCCAACATTGTAACAAACCTACACTGTTGTGCAACAGCAGGGGTGAAGAAGGAGGGGCCGTACGTACCCCCTCTTCTGAGCTTGGGAAGGGGGGGCCCGCAAGCGACGGGCCCAATCAGTAATACGCCCCTATTATACAGGATGTCGCACAGTCAGGCGATGGTTAGTTGTGACCAACCCCCATCTCTCCCTGCTACGAGCGGTGGTCGGGCGGACAAAGAACTGGCTAACCGGGAAGGAGCCGGACCACGTCTAAAGCATGAGCGGGTAGCGAGGCAGGCCATAGAGCCGGGTGCCAAAGCGGCTCAGGAGGGCTGCACCCAGACCAAGCAGGCCTGCGCCCAGGCTCACCAGCCAGCCGAGAAGAGGGAGAGAGCTAGCCAGAGTCAGGATGACGAGTCCCACCGCCACCTGGATCAAGCGGGCGTGCCGCTGTGGAGCGGACGTCTGTAAGAGTCGTTCACCGATCAACAGGCCGAGGGCAACCATGCCCAGCGCCCACCCCGCAATCAATCCTACAGCCACTATAATAGCCAGCGGAATAGTAATGATCAGGGTACTCAACAGTAGGATGAGGGCCGGGGCTAGAATTGAGCTGAGCAGGCCCACGAGTAGGCTGCGCCCGGCGCAGGTCTGGATTGTCGTACGCACCAGCATCACGTGCTCAGGAAAGAGCCAGGTAAGCAGCAGACCAAGCCCTACCCAGATCAACAGGGAGAGAGAAGGGAAGCTGAAGCTCAAGGAGCTGGGGAAGGGCCAGATCAAGTGCTGCGAGCGGTCAATGAGGGTGCCATCGATCTGGGCATTGCGCTCCCGGGACCAGCGGGCATTGTAGAGGTGGATAGTGCCGTGAACGTGGGAGCCGCTCTGCAGGCTGACTGCGCCGCCGTAGAGGTTCACATCCCCATTCACTGTCCCCTCGATAATCACATTGCCGCTAAAAGCCACTACATTGCCATTCACTGTGCCATTAATGGCAACCGTACCACCGAAAGAGATAAGATCACTGCAGAGCACCTGATTGCTGGCAACCAGGAGATTACCACCGATGAACGGCCCATGTCTGGTGCACTGATCACCCCCTCCTTGGAACTCTTGCTGAGGAGTCACAAGGGGCGCGGCGAAGGTCTCCCTCGGAAAAAGCGCTCCTGTGAGAAGG encodes:
- a CDS encoding polymer-forming cytoskeletal protein: MGLVMFCLLLLLLTGALFPRETFAAPLVTPQQEFQGGGDQCTRHGPFIGGNLLVASNQVLCSDLISFGGTVAINGTVNGNVVAFSGNVIIEGTVNGDVNLYGGAVSLQSGSHVHGTIHLYNARWSRERNAQIDGTLIDRSQHLIWPFPSSLSFSFPSLSLLIWVGLGLLLTWLFPEHVMLVRTTIQTCAGRSLLVGLLSSILAPALILLLSTLIITIPLAIIVAVGLIAGWALGMVALGLLIGERLLQTSAPQRHARLIQVAVGLVILTLASSLPLLGWLVSLGAGLLGLGAALLSRFGTRLYGLPRYPLML
- the rlmD gene encoding 23S rRNA (uracil(1939)-C(5))-methyltransferase RlmD → MSIDVELTDLAYGGDAVGRYEGRVLFVPGGIPGERVRVEIVEERRGHARAALLEVLRPAPERVEPRYPQLTDCGCQWQHIAYPAQLTWKAHIVRQLLVRIGKQPDAVVHPTIGMPPGISPWHYRNIAQFSTGPNCEIGFQLTDSHDVQDLEDCPLLHPALDMVYQRVRAKLLKYFGDALGQMIQKFTIRGAVGTVSPAGGSGETARAVPTLLTIQARPGSIIEAPQQLAHELITIAPGIVGVIIERVGGRFGRVVVGQEFLTDMVLGKRFRVSADSFFQVNITQAATLIERTLAMLEPRRSDVVLDGYSGVGLFSAFLANHSARVIAIESQPSAVTDARANALLNNQSNITTIEGTLERLLGQLHYRRERIDLAVIDPPRAGCHPKALQGLLALAPRAICYVSCDPSTLARDIATLCAGDRYRLIAAQPIDMFPQTYHIECVALLIRGNMR
- a CDS encoding PH domain-containing protein, whose product is MSKKDAKTIAAEEQEKDDPWRSGRARWNIRQFRRGRDRRWHFPGQQPDEVVRLVVRKHKVFLLKPAMPTIGLVLALGLVIWASTRQPALGGLWLALEVIISLLMLAAFGWFLWKDFLAWWLETYIITNKRIISSRGVLQPVRQQIEISKVNQVGIDQDSLLSLLLSYGNVHLYLTGGDFIMKDVPAPQKVKDAIEGLSAEVKGNKKPEEKPLAPRDQDLTRVLEQLAKGKEVPKLQDADERYPLRHPDRVRGPRRTFGGPLHIPCDVHYASGEFTVEYIQRSRYVLYRNLALPLFFFICIPLLAIRVSQLIPATWYLVALIEVVLLLVMGLIYVNYVDDVYILTNRRIIDIQRRLIFLYEARVETEYKNIRDIKVTVSSVIERLLDIGNVYIETPGSSADIVLSTVDHPFLIQDKIYSIKGYKDRVDAVSKENASKKELQTWFATVLATLEGKWLNYGTPNLQRLDYWSAVERASEFGLRVVAMGEDTSYPDLPPGLVVRQNPPPGTVISQGGEIQVYLSRRS
- the gyrA gene encoding DNA gyrase subunit A, producing the protein MMEEVGNVKTVDIVEQMTVAYLNYSMSVIVSRALPDVRDGLKPVHRRILYAMEQMGLQANKPFRKCAGTVGEVLKLYHPHGDVAVYDTLVRMAQPWSMRYPLILGQGNFGSQDDDPPAAMRYTEAKMAPIADEMLRDIDKDTVDFVPNYDNQAKEPTVLPARLPNLLVNGSAGIAVGMATNIPPHNLVEVCNGIIYLIDHPEATTEDLSRIILGPDFPTGGIIQGREGIRNMYANGRGRIVVRARTHIEENERGRASIVVTELPYQVNKAELVKKIAELARDKKIEGIAEVRDESDRRGMRMVIELKRDANPTSVLNSLYKYTAMQSAFNANMLALVDRQPRILTLKGFLQHYINHREQVITRRTRYELARAEARKHILEGFRKAFEHLDAILQTIRQSQGTEAELNRTLQAQFGFSEAQASAILDMRLARLAALERQQVEEELRTVQQHIDYYNLVLSDINEVRKLIKADLEELKEKYGDPRRTDISEGEAGDFTEEDLIPNEEVVVTLTEKGYIKRLPSSTYRAQRRGGKGVTGMVTREDDAVRHLLVAHAHDHLLFFTDRGRVYQLRVYELPDVSRTARGEHLINLIALDQQERVTAIVAVPKGVSRDYMIVATRKGEVKKTVMSEFESVRRQGLIAMNLEEDDRLIGAKLARADDHVLLITAHGKAIRFTVEELRAASRMSGGVRGIRLEEGDSVVSLNLTPRDSELLVVTERGYGKRTPIEEYPPHSRGGSGVLTAKVTEKTGPVATARIITDLDNDLMIITAGGVVIRTEISNVSRLGRATQGTRLMTIADGDSVVAVATTNGKRHGEREESLTSQDDQTPGHEGEEPQANSEPLSSESSAPGQA